The region GGCTGTAAACGGTCTGACCCTTGACGTAAACCAGGGTGAGATCGTGGCCTTGATCGGCCCCAACGGTGCAGGAAAGACAACTGCATTCAACTGTGTTACCGGTATTTATGAACCTACCTTTGGGCAGGTGGATTTTATGGGAGAAACCATTCTTTCCAATACACCAAAGGGAAAAATGAAGAAAATGTATCTGGGAGAAGTTACTCCAAGACCTGTTCCGGTCATCAGCAGTACGCCGGACAGGATCACGAAAAAGGGAATTGCCCGCACCTTCCAGAACATCCGCCTTTTCGGACAGCTGACCGTATTTGATAATGTTCTCATCGCAAAACATATGCGGGCAAAGCAGAATGTATTTTCCGCTACCCTCCGCCTAAACCGTAAGGAGGAGGATCGGATGCGGGCAGAGACCACCGCCCTTTTAGCAGAACAGAACCTGCTTCACCTAAAGGACGAAATAGCCTCTTCTCTTCCTTATGGTCTTCAAAGGCGTCTGGAAATTGCAAGAGCCCTTGCAACAGAGCCTAAGTTCCTGCTCCTTGACGAGCCGGCCGCAGGCATGAATCCCCAGGAGACCCAGGACTTAACGGATTTTATCAAGCAGATCCGGGATTCCTATCATCTTACCGTTTTCATGATCGAGCACCATATGGATTTAGTCATGCAGATTTCTGACCGCATCTATGTCCTTGATTTCGGCAAACTGATTGCCCAGGGAACACCGGAGGAGATCCAGAACAATGAACGGGTAATCAAAGCATATCTGGGGGTGAGCGACGATGCTGAAGATTGATAATCTGCGGGTGAATTACGGCGGAATTGAAGCCGTTAAGGGAATTTCCTTTGAAGTACCGGATAAAAGCATTGTAACCCTGATCGGGGCCAATGGAGCCGGAAAAAGCACAACCTTAAAGTCCATCGTGGGACTGGTGAAGCCATCGGCAGGAAGCAGCATCACCCTGGATGGAGAAGAACTGATCGGCAAGGATACGCCGGATATCATATCCAAGGGCATTGCCCTTGTTCCGGAAGGCCGTCATGTGTTTCCGGATATGACCGTGATTGAAAATATTAAGATCGGGGCTTATTTGCGAAATGACGATATCAGGGAGGATATCAACTGGGTCTATGATTTGTTTCCCCGGCTGAAAGAAAGGAGCTGGCAGCTTTCCGGCACTCTTTCAGGAGGAGAACAGCAGATGCTGGCAGTTGCCAGAGCCCTTATGAGCCACCCAAAGATCCTCATGATGGATGAACCATCCTTAGGGCTTGCTCCGCTGATCGTAAAGGATATTTTCTCCATTATCCGGGAGATCAACAAAAAAGGGGTGACCGTACTCCTGATTGAACAGAATGCCAATATGGCTCTTCACACGGCCGATATGGGCTATGTACTGGAAACAGGCAGGATCACCATGACAGGATCAGGGAAAATGCTGCTGGCCGATGAGTCGGTAAAAGCAGCTTATCTTGGAAAAAAGAAAAATTAAAAATAAAGGTTGCAGAATGACGCCCCTTAGAAGGGCCGCCTGTCTGCAACCTTTATTTTTGCCTGTCATTGTCACGGAATCACCCGTCGGATGGTGACCGGCTTCCTGTAATTCCAGGAGGAAATTTTAATCCCGCTTCGCCGGTTTGCCGCATGAACGATTTTTCCTTTTCCAATATACATGGCCACATGGTCAATCTGCCTCCCGCTTGCATAGAACAGCAGATCCCCCGGCTCCATGCTGGAAGCTGGAATGGTCTCCCCCTCTTCGGCCTGCTGCCTGGAGGTCCGGTCTAAATGAACTCCTGCGGCATGTTCCATCACATACTGGATGAAACCGGAGCAGTCCGCCCCTGTGTTTGGATTGGTGCCGCCCCACTGGTATGGGTTTCCCACAAACCCGACCGCATAATTGACCACCTGGCTTCGAAGATCACTGCTTTTTTCCGCTTCAGGTATGGTGTATGCGACCGTGGCATTTTCCGGTACATAAGCATAGGCTGTCTGACCCTTATATAGAATCTTTGCCCATCCCTCACAGTGGGAAATAAAAGGATACGTTTCTCCTTCATGAACCCTGCCCAGTACTTCAGAATCCGTATTCGGTTTGCTGCGGACCCGAAGGGTCTCGGTATTTACCCGTAGCAACAGCCTCATATCATAATAGGCAATTGCTCTGGCTTCCTGTCCGGTGGCCAGGTATTTTCCATATACATACCCGGTTACCTGCCCTGACTTTATTTTATACCAGCCATTTTCTTCTGACAGCACAGTGCTGCCGGCATGGTTTTTTAATTTCCCTACGATTTCCGCATCATTCTTTGGTTCTTTCCTGATGTTTAAGGAATCTTCCGCCACACTCACCCCAAGATTCTGGAAGATTAAGTTGAAGGTTCCATACCTCATTTTTTCCTGCGTAAGACCAGCCGTCTCTTTTGACCCCTCCCGTTTCATGGATTCCTGATACTGATCCATATAGACCGAAATTCCAGCTACTGGCGAACCGGTCTTAAGGGAAGGCTCTGATTTTGCGGCCTGTACATCTGCTGTTCCTATCCATACGGCACAACCGCATGTAATAGCAAAGCCCAGTACCTTCCATGCTTTGTCAGTCATATGCACTTTCCTTCGCAAGTTTTTGATTGTAAGTCAGGGGCGTTTATCCCTTTCCCTTACAAATGAGTGATCTGCTGATCTGAAAGGGCCTTTAAATACCGCATCCCGTATTCCCGGTCCTTTCCAATCTGTGCCTTTAATTGCTCCAGCCCTTCAAATTTCCGTTCCGGACGGACGAAATGCAAAAGCTGTACTTCTATAGTCTTTCCATAAATATCCTCGTTTATACCATAAATATAGGTTTCTGCCCCAACAGGTGAAATTCCCTCCACCGTAGGCTTTCTTCCGATGTTGGTAATGCCTCCATAATAAGTACCGTCCACATATACCTTGGACACATACACGCCGAATACGGGAAGGTGCTTCTCCGGCGGAGGTAAGATATTGGCCGTGGGAAATCCAAGGATGGTCCCTCCAATGTGGTTTCCATGGACAACGGTCCCATGGATCGCATAGGGTTCCCCCAAAAGCTCATTGGCCTTTTCCATATTTCCGGCATCCAATTGCTCTCTGATGTAAGTACTGCTGATATCCCGGTGGTCGTCCTGCTCCTTAGGAATAACGATCAGCTCATATCCGTACCGGTTTTTCCACCGGGAAAGGCTGTCAGCATTTCCCGCTCCCTGATAGCCGAAGGAGCAATCCGTGCCTACGACAATGACCCTGGCATTCATCTGGCCGGCCAGAACCTGTCTTACGAATTCTTCCGGCTCCATATGGGCGGTTTCCTCTGTAAAAGGATACTCTATCAAATAATCAATACCGATCTTTTCCAGATTGTTTTTTCTCTCCAGATTGGTAGTAATGGTCTTTTGGGGGCCTCCCTTCATGAGAGCATTGGGAGACATGTCAAAGGTGAGAACCGCCGTCTGATATCCCTTTTCATCCTTTATCTCTCTCATCTTCTTCAATAGCTTCTGGTGGCCTCTGTGGCGTCCGTCGAATTTTCCCAGGGTCACGATTGCAGGCTTATGGATCTGAAATTCCCTGGTTCCGGTTATATATTCCATGCTTCGTTTCCTCTTTCCTGCCCAGCTTCTCAGGGCATCCGGTATCCCTGGAAGGGGTTTATGCCTTAAGTCGTCCCTCCCAAAAATACCTTTTGTGGCTTAAGAAGATTTTTCTCCCTGTCAGGACCGTAAACTCCGATAAACTGGCCTTTACTGTCATATACCCTAACAGGACCGTCCGGCAAACGGGAATCCCCCTCTGCCTGGGATCTGTAAAAGGGATTTCCATTGTGTACCAGCTTATCAAAATCCGGCTTCATCCGGAAGGCCGGATATTCTGAAAACACCTTGTCCACTGCAAGGATGTGATTCTCCAACGTCCCTTCATCCCGAAGCTCCTGGATCCGGGAAAGGGTCAGGCTGTCCTTAAGGTAAAATCCGGAAACCTGAGTGCGGAGAAGGGATTCCATGCACCCTCCGCAGCCGAGCTTTCTGCCAATATCATAACAAAGAGTCCGGATATAGGTTCCTTTGGAGCAAGTCACTGTCATGGTAACCCGCGGAAGTTCCATCCGGTCCACATGAATGTCCAGAATCTCCACAGGCCTGGCCTTCCGCTCCACTTCTTTCCCGGCTCTTGCCAGCTCATAAAGCTTTTTTCCATCCACCTTTAAAGCCGAGTACATAGGCGGTATCTGATCGTAATGACCAAGAAAACTGAGAACCGCTTCCTCTGCCATGGAATCGTCTACCAGAACCGGATATTCTGCCAGTACCGTTCCCGTGGTATCCTGAGTATCGGTTTCTCTGCCTAAAAGCATGACTGCCTCATAGGTTTTTGTCTTATCCGTCAACATATCACAAAGCCTGGTCGCCTTTCCCAGGCATACGGGAAGTACTCCCTCTGCCATTGGATCCAGGGTTCCTGTATGGCCGATTTTTTTCTGCTTTAAAATACCTCTCATTTTCGCCACGACGTCATGAGAGGTAAATCCTTGTTCCTTGTATACATTAATGATGCCGTCTGCCATTGCCCGTATCTCCTAGTTAAGCTGTTTTACAATCTGATTTGACAGATTATTGATTACGTCATGAACACTTCCTGTCATGGTGCAGCCGGCTGCCTTTTTATGACCGCCTCCGCCGAAATAAACGGCGATTTTGCTCACATCAAGATCCGTGGTGGAACGCAGGCTCACTTTGTACTCCCTGCAGGAGGTTTCATACATGAATATGGCACATACCACTCCCTCTGTGATCCGGAGATGATCAATGACTCCATCCATATCTGCACCGGTTACTCCGTAAAAATCCATATCCTTTTTGCTTACGGCACTGAAAATACACTGGCCGTTATGAAAGGTTATGCTCTCCAGTAACGCTCTGCCCAGGATCTGGTTCTGAATATAGGTCTTCCGGTAAAAGCTGTCGTCGATGATCTTTGGAAAATCAATTCCCTTTTCCATCAGCCTTCCTGCGATCTCCATGGTTTTTCTTGAGGTACAGTCATATTTAAACACCCCGGTATCGTGGATGATACCGGTATAAATGCATTCCGCCACTTCCCGGCTGATTCTGCTTTCATCAAGCAGGCCGTATAGTACCTCACAGGTGGAACTGGCATCATCCTGTACAATATTTTTTATCGCATATCTTAGATTAGTAACGTGATGATCCACGCAGAGGCTCTTTTTTGCGGTAGTTAAGAACTTTAATGCCTCTCCGAACCGAAGGGTATCGCTGCTGTCAAGGCAAAGGCAGAGGTCATATTCCTTATTCTCTGAAAAATCGCTGACAATGCGGTCAAAATTTCTGAGATAGTTGAATTTAGCAGGGGGAGTCTCAAGATAAACCACAGCTTCCACTTCCGGGTGATGCTCTTCCAGGTAGTTGTATGCCGCCAGACAGGAACCAACGCAGTCCCCGTCCGGGCGGACATGGCCAATGATTGCTACTGTTTTTACATCTTCCAGCATTTCGTCAAAAAAACTCACAGGGCACCTCCCTATTCTCTGATATCTTTTGTTACCTCGTCGATCAATCTGGACATATTTACTCCATACTCAATGGACTGATCCAGAATAAATTTGATTTCCGGCGTGTTGCGAAGGTTTACTCTCCTGGCCAGTTCACGGCGGATATAACCTTCTGCACTTTTTAATCCTTCAATGGTAGCCTTTCCGGCTTCCTCATCTCCCAGAATACTGATAAATGCCTTGCAGTATTTTAAATCCGGGGTAACCTGAGCGGAGACCACGGTGGTCATGGGATGGATTCTTGGGTCTTTAATTTCCAGACGAATGATATCGCTTAACTCCCTCTGGACTTCCATATTGATTCTTGTATTCTTTATACTGTTTTTACGCATGTCATTCCTTTCGCTTTTTGTCCGCTGTTTCAAAAAGACCAGCCCGCATTGACGGGCTCATCTTCTTAAAATGCCGGAGGCAGGTTCCTAGCGCGGAACCTCCACCATAGCATATGCTTCGATCATATCATCTTCCTGGATATCATTAAACTTCTCAAATACAAGACCGCATTCATAGCCTGTTGCAACTTCCTTCACATCATCCTTGAATCTCTTTAAGGAAGCCAGAGGGCCTTCATAGATCTTTTCACCGGCACGAGTAATGCGTACGCTGCAGCCTCTCTGGAACTTGCCATCCATTACGTAGGAACCGGCTATGGTACCCACACCGGAAGCTTTAAAGGTCTGGCGCACAATTGCGTGGCCGATGATCTTCTCTTCAAATACAGGATCAAGCATGCCCTTCATGGCCGCTTCCACATCCTCAATGGCCTGGTAGATTACCTTGTAAAGCCTCATATCCACCTTTTCCCGGTCCGCTATGGATTTTGCGGTCACATCAGGCCTTACGTTAAAGCCAATGATAATGGCATTAGACGCGGAAGCCAGGGATACGTCGGATTCATTGATGGCGCCCACGCCTCCGTGGATTACCTTTACCATAACCTCTTCATTGGACAGCTTTACAAGACTCTGTTTTACCGCTTCCACGGAACCCTGCACATCTGCTTTCACGATAATTGGAAGTTCCTTGATGTTGCCGGCCTTAATCTGACTGAATAAATCATCCAGTGATAACTTAGCTTTTGTATCTTCCAGTAATTTATTCTTTCCTTCGGAAATAAATGTCTCAGCAAAGCTTCTTGCTTCTTTCTCATGCTCGGTTCCAACTAAAACTTCGCCTGCATTCGGAACATCGTTAAGTCCTAAAATCTCAACCGGTGTGGATGGACCAGCCTCTTTTACCCTGCGGCCCTTGTCATCCATCATAGCACGGACTTTTCCGTAGCAGGAGCCTGCTGCAACCGTATCACCTACGTGAAGAGTTCCCTTCTGTACCAGAACGGTAGCAACCGGTCCCTTGCCCTTATCAAGCTCAGCCTCGATGATCAGACCTCTTGCCCGGCGGTCCGGATTTGCCTTTAATTCTTTTACTTCTGCAGTAAGAAGAATCATTTCCAGAAGCTCTTTAATTCCTTCTTTTGTATGTGCGGATACCGGAACAAAGACAGTGCTACCGCCCCAGTCTTCAGGAATCAGCTCATATTCAGATAATTCCTGCTTTACCCTGTCAATGTTGGCGCTTGGCTTATCGATCTTATTGATCGCTACAATGATCTCCACCTCGGCTGCCTTGGCATGGTTAATCGCCTCAACGGTCTGAGGCATCACGCCGTCATCGGCGGCTACTACAAGAATCGCGATATCGGTAGACTGTGCGCCTCTCATACGCATGGCAGTAAATGCCTCGTGTCCTGGAGTATCCAAAAATGTGATTTTCTCTCCGTTTACCTCAACGGTGTAGGCACCAATATGCTGCGTGATTCCGCCTGCCTCTCTGGAGGTTACATTGGTCTGACGGATTGCATCAAGAAGTGAGGTTTTACCATGGTCAACATGACCCATAACACATACTACCGGAGGTCTGGAAACCATATCCTCCACGTTCTCCTCTGCCTCTTTTAACAGTTCTTCAATAA is a window of [Clostridium] saccharolyticum WM1 DNA encoding:
- the truB gene encoding tRNA pseudouridine(55) synthase TruB is translated as MADGIINVYKEQGFTSHDVVAKMRGILKQKKIGHTGTLDPMAEGVLPVCLGKATRLCDMLTDKTKTYEAVMLLGRETDTQDTTGTVLAEYPVLVDDSMAEEAVLSFLGHYDQIPPMYSALKVDGKKLYELARAGKEVERKARPVEILDIHVDRMELPRVTMTVTCSKGTYIRTLCYDIGRKLGCGGCMESLLRTQVSGFYLKDSLTLSRIQELRDEGTLENHILAVDKVFSEYPAFRMKPDFDKLVHNGNPFYRSQAEGDSRLPDGPVRVYDSKGQFIGVYGPDREKNLLKPQKVFLGGTT
- a CDS encoding DHH family phosphoesterase; its protein translation is MSFFDEMLEDVKTVAIIGHVRPDGDCVGSCLAAYNYLEEHHPEVEAVVYLETPPAKFNYLRNFDRIVSDFSENKEYDLCLCLDSSDTLRFGEALKFLTTAKKSLCVDHHVTNLRYAIKNIVQDDASSTCEVLYGLLDESRISREVAECIYTGIIHDTGVFKYDCTSRKTMEIAGRLMEKGIDFPKIIDDSFYRKTYIQNQILGRALLESITFHNGQCIFSAVSKKDMDFYGVTGADMDGVIDHLRITEGVVCAIFMYETSCREYKVSLRSTTDLDVSKIAVYFGGGGHKKAAGCTMTGSVHDVINNLSNQIVKQLN
- the ribF gene encoding riboflavin biosynthesis protein RibF, with the translated sequence MEYITGTREFQIHKPAIVTLGKFDGRHRGHQKLLKKMREIKDEKGYQTAVLTFDMSPNALMKGGPQKTITTNLERKNNLEKIGIDYLIEYPFTEETAHMEPEEFVRQVLAGQMNARVIVVGTDCSFGYQGAGNADSLSRWKNRYGYELIVIPKEQDDHRDISSTYIREQLDAGNMEKANELLGEPYAIHGTVVHGNHIGGTILGFPTANILPPPEKHLPVFGVYVSKVYVDGTYYGGITNIGRKPTVEGISPVGAETYIYGINEDIYGKTIEVQLLHFVRPERKFEGLEQLKAQIGKDREYGMRYLKALSDQQITHL
- the rbfA gene encoding 30S ribosome-binding factor RbfA codes for the protein MRKNSIKNTRINMEVQRELSDIIRLEIKDPRIHPMTTVVSAQVTPDLKYCKAFISILGDEEAGKATIEGLKSAEGYIRRELARRVNLRNTPEIKFILDQSIEYGVNMSRLIDEVTKDIRE
- a CDS encoding ABC transporter ATP-binding protein yields the protein MSKAEETSVNVLHMQDITMQFGGVVAVNGLTLDVNQGEIVALIGPNGAGKTTAFNCVTGIYEPTFGQVDFMGETILSNTPKGKMKKMYLGEVTPRPVPVISSTPDRITKKGIARTFQNIRLFGQLTVFDNVLIAKHMRAKQNVFSATLRLNRKEEDRMRAETTALLAEQNLLHLKDEIASSLPYGLQRRLEIARALATEPKFLLLDEPAAGMNPQETQDLTDFIKQIRDSYHLTVFMIEHHMDLVMQISDRIYVLDFGKLIAQGTPEEIQNNERVIKAYLGVSDDAED
- a CDS encoding C40 family peptidase, translating into MTDKAWKVLGFAITCGCAVWIGTADVQAAKSEPSLKTGSPVAGISVYMDQYQESMKREGSKETAGLTQEKMRYGTFNLIFQNLGVSVAEDSLNIRKEPKNDAEIVGKLKNHAGSTVLSEENGWYKIKSGQVTGYVYGKYLATGQEARAIAYYDMRLLLRVNTETLRVRSKPNTDSEVLGRVHEGETYPFISHCEGWAKILYKGQTAYAYVPENATVAYTIPEAEKSSDLRSQVVNYAVGFVGNPYQWGGTNPNTGADCSGFIQYVMEHAAGVHLDRTSRQQAEEGETIPASSMEPGDLLFYASGRQIDHVAMYIGKGKIVHAANRRSGIKISSWNYRKPVTIRRVIP
- a CDS encoding ABC transporter ATP-binding protein — its product is MLKIDNLRVNYGGIEAVKGISFEVPDKSIVTLIGANGAGKSTTLKSIVGLVKPSAGSSITLDGEELIGKDTPDIISKGIALVPEGRHVFPDMTVIENIKIGAYLRNDDIREDINWVYDLFPRLKERSWQLSGTLSGGEQQMLAVARALMSHPKILMMDEPSLGLAPLIVKDIFSIIREINKKGVTVLLIEQNANMALHTADMGYVLETGRITMTGSGKMLLADESVKAAYLGKKKN